From the genome of Cyprinus carpio isolate SPL01 chromosome B24, ASM1834038v1, whole genome shotgun sequence:
gttttgtggtccagggtcacatataataagtacatgtagttaataataTTTCTAAGTACTTAAATGTAGAGACAatgacaacttaaaataaagtgtaaccaaacatttaatttattaaatatttcttttgatttttaaatgtggcCTGGACATTTCTGAGAGCTCCTgactggttttgtttgtgtggtcaGTCGGAGGGCAGCTCTCCAGGGTACGAGCCGGTGACGGTGTGTGTGCCAGCGGAACTGCCGCCGGTGGTGCCAGTGACGGGCGAGTCCTTCTGCCAGTGTCCAGCTCAAACAGAGCTCAGCTCAGACGCCCAGATCAGCCCCTACACCCTCAGCTGCACCTGCGGAGAGGAAGAACAGGGTCAGATTCACCACATTTAATCATGCATTTAAACACTCAAGAGAACAGAATCATACTGATAGTTTGGGGtcaatgagattttattttattcagcaaggatgcattaaactgatcaaaaagtacagtatagacatttacaatatcacaaaagatttctatttcaaaaactaattttctattctttaaagaatcctaaaagaaatgtttcttgagcagcaaatcagcatgttagaatgatttctgaagatcatgtgacactgaaggctggagtaatgatgctgaaaattcagctgcgcatcacaggaataaattatattttacaagatattcaaatagaaaacagttattttaaattgttaaaatatttcacaaaataactgttttcactgtattttaataaaataaatacagccttggtgagcagaagagacttctttcaaaattaataaataaataaatcttaccgaccctGCAAACTGTATGACGTtagtgtaaatgaaaataaaaagctaaaacacAGATTGGCCCAGCACAGTCAAAATCCATATCAATCCATTTATATCACAAAGCACTTACGAAACTATAACTTGCATAGAATAGAAtaatctattatatttatatccAAATAACTACAAGTAGACATTAGAAACACAAACATCTAATAATATTAGTTTAAAGCATTACAGTCAGAatgaaccaaaaatattttttcagaacgagAATTtacttcaattaaataaataaataaacatttttgaaatgtttgatttgagagacaaaaaactgttttatacGATCAGAAAAACAttccctgacaaaaaaaaataaaaaaaaatgcacctactatgtaaaaaaaaaaaagaattacaaaaataaatccaCCTACTTCTAAACAATCAGTGACAGTACAGAGGAAATAAATGGCCTTTAATAAAAAACCATGAATGATGCTGTGATCATGGTTGCTTGTGTTTGTCATTGTGTTAGGGTGTGATTGGGTTTGGGACGAGGAGAGCAAATCATCCTCGGTGACTCTGAGCTGCTCTGAACGCAAGGTGAGCTTCCACTCGGAGTACAGCTGTGGAACCGCCGCCATCAGAGGAGCCAAGCCTCTCAGAGACGGACAGCACTTCTGGGAAATCAAGATGACATCTCCCGTCTACGGCACAGATATGGTGAGATACGGTGACTGGATGAACGAAGACACTAAACCACAACACTGACGATATATCAAGATCAGatcaagatagatagatagacatttaaaatatgtattttgtgtgtttctgaGTCCAGATGGTTGGTGTCGGGACATCAGAAGTGAACCTGGATCAGTTCAAACATAGTTTCTGCAGTCTGTTGGGCACGGATGGGGACAGCTGGGGTCTGTCCTACACaggtgaggtcagaggtcacatgaCCCCTGCATTCTATACAGTtaattcagtattatttatttacatacgtTAAATAACCTGCACATgtctgtgcatttaaaaaaaacacacacacaagtaaaacacatttattaccATAAGGGACTGTTTCTACCAGATCTAAtcattaaaaatgactaaactgAATCATTCCAGCTTAAATAAAACTgacttaacttaaattttaatttatccatttgtatgtaattttagattacactaccattcaaaagtttggattcagtaagatttttttgtttagtttcgaAAGAAATCAAAActttagtaaggatgcattaagttgatcagaagtgaaagtaaagtcatttataatgttactaaagattctaattcaaataataccgttcttttgaaccttctgttcatcagagaaatcctaaaaaatcaaatgtatcacagtttcaacaaacatatgaagcagcaatcagaatattagactgatttctgaaggtcatgtgacactgaagactggaggaatgatgctaaaaattcagctttgatcagaggaataaattacagtttacaagatattcaaattgaaaataatttttgtaaattgtaataatatttcacaattttagtgtttttactgtatttttaatcaaataaaggcagccttgatGGGCAGAGGAGACTCATAAAGAAACACCACAGtgttctgactgttttttttatatatttatgtgtttttaacttCTTCATCTACATTTATCATGGTTCAGGTCACCTACACCATAAGGGGTCAAAGGTGAACTTTTCATCACGGTTCGGTCAAGGGTCCATAATCGGGGTCCATCTGGACAGCTGGCACGGCACCCTGAGCTTCTTTAAGAACCGCCGCTGCATCGGTAAGACATACACACTCTCTTCTGTCCTGTATCCGTGTATTTCCTACCGAAACAGCAGCTACAATCTTTCTCATTCTTCCTTTTTCATCTCTGTCTGTGGCTCTGTCAGGCTTAGCAGCTACTCACTTGCAGAATAAGCGTCTGTATCCGATGGTGTGTTCGACTGCGGCCAAGAGCAGCATGAAGCTGATCCGTTCACATTCTGCGCCCACAACATTACAGTACCTGTGCTGCACACAGCTGCGCAAAATGCTGCCCAACTGCGCAGACGCTCTGCGGGTGCTGCCGCTGCCGCCGGGTCTGCGTCTGCTGCTGTCTCAGCAGCTGGGATGGGTGCTGACCCTCGGCTGCGCAGACGCCTGCGCACACAACAGGGAAGACAAGGCCACACAAACAGAAGATGGAGATGTTGACGAATACACAAGCCCGTTTCCTTCCCACAATCCCTCTGACAACGAACGCGTCTTTATTTTTAGCTCCTTCTCTGATAACCCTGGTTCTTACCACGGTAAAGATGAACCTCTTGATTCTACTTCCTGTCCAGATGATGCGCATTATCAAGATGGCGTCTCTATAATGGATCTTACCTGTTACCTCGATCCCTCCTCACCTTCTGACCTCTACTGTGGCTCCGCCCCCAGCCCTGATCACAATTCCATTCCTGACCCTAAATTTCAGCACAGATCTGCTTCCTGTTCTTGCTGTGGCCCGCCGGTATCTGTTTCCAGTGACGACTGTAAGGGAAGTGAAGCCAGTTCTGTGTGTAAACCGGAACACACCGGTTCTTGCATTCTATGCTCCTCCTACACTCCACCAGGCCACGCCTCCTTCTGGCCTGACTCCGCCTCTGAGAGTGGCTCGGACGGCTTCTCTGCAGAGCTAGAGATGTACCAGAGGAAACGCTGCCGCTGGAcgtgaaacacacagtgtttacatgtaaaacacaggtcaaaggtcacatttAATGGCAGAGTTACACTCACGttgtttcaaactcatttaagTAAGAAACTGTGATTTTGTGCGATTATACAATCGCAAAGACTGCTATTtaattaacctgttaactgtcaccgtcccgtAAACGGGACGCCTAaatttacttcactatattacaattaaatcctaatctaatcatgacaaactatgtatcgttggaaaggtctaagaatcctaaatagatattttacaaatgttttttgttaaaaattatgtaggaaaagtaatagtttaatttatgacaagagtgcacccttaaaaatctacatcataacaggagttctgacctttgtcaaaaaaaagtatttttcgttgcctttttctctatcacactttagaaatcatcagaaattatatatcaactgaaaagtaaaaatctcaaaattcatcctttgaaatccatttttaaaatcagacattgcattatcatgaaaatgtcatgttacaaaaagttttcgttcatgaattatagaaatgtaagTTTGGATCATGCACTTTACAAGTCTATGTTTAAAATGTGAGTGACGGGATAAATATGTCAACAAAAGAAAACTGGTAAAGAGAAGCACTTAGAAACAATCTGTTGTGTGCAAAGATGGGGCTTCAAAGGATCCTTGCtttttttctgccaaaataatgctggaaaattaagaaattaaaccatatatattattagtattctAATTTGGCAGTTATActctaaaataattatattatacaattttacactgaacatttttgttaaaaatataattttatcactaataaaaacaataacaactattattaattattattattttattaattacctattactattactacaagtcaaaaatataatcacataatttttggccaaattgtgcaggctatttaaaatagcaattttttaaaatacaatttttatcagaaattTTTCAAAGATTTCAGATTGTTCTCCAGATTGTGCAAATAGGTGAACTATTGCTTAAATAAACACATCATCAGTTCAGCTCAAACCATTTGTCCTCATCCCTCGGCAAACTATCAAAATGCACTGGACTTCTGCTTCTTTTTCCAATTAGTTTGTTCATTATTCAGGGTTCAGGATGGGGTTAAAGATGGAAATTTCTCATGAACTTGTTCATTTCCAGTGCCAACGTTTCTAGTCAGGTGACCCTTTTTTGAGAAGGTTTATCTTGTGTATTAAGGTAGATCAACACATGCCAAACAATCTGCAGCAGTATTATTGAAATACTGTAGTCATCAGTCATTCACTCAGACTTCGAGAGACATCTGTAACAACCAGCACAGGCTGAGTGCAGTAGATTCATATCtgagcctgtcaatcaaactgttaATTACAGTGTTACATTATTAATCCTAATTCAGTATCAGAGAGCTATAGCTCTGCTATGACAACTAAATACATACCTGATTTGATAAACACTGTAGATTGTGTATTTTCAGGGAGGACGGTGTGTTTATTCACTTAACTTTTATTCATTAGTTTAACCCCCTTCtgtacttattaatatttgattatgatttattaCATACTCGCTATATATGAATGAATGGTTTTGTActcttttgcatgttttcttacgGATTACAttgttttgaagtaaaaaaaacaaataaacaacaacaacaaaaaatcataattgcatgttttttttgttttttttttaagtatataatttgctctttttaatttgtgtttcatcCATCTGTatggtttttattatgtttttagttttaaataaatcagtacatttttagatattttagtactttaaatgaaaatgagaaattgttgccttggcatctagctgaaataatacttaattacaataatataaaatcattttaaaactttatttatatttcatgttatttcaagtaataaaaactatatatatatatatatatatatatatatatatatatatatatatatatatatatatatatatatatatatatagttttagttaatgataagaACCCTGTTCAATTTTCAGAAATCATATATACtgataaaatgcaatgcaactttgaataaaagcatcatcTTATCAATGAATCAGTGGCAATCATTGAAATTCATCTTCTATTTAAAATCATGATAATCCAAACTTAATATTCACCAACACCAATTGATAgacttatatttttcatttcaaatcataaatTCACTTTTTCAGTCTTAAACTGACATCATCAGTTTTAAATAATCCATAcaaagattataaaatgtttaattagtgTTTAATAAGTTCATGAATGCAATAATTTGAGGCACAAACTTATAGAAGAAGATTAGTCTTCTACACTAATCTAAACTAAAGTGCGAAATTTGTTTTTTACTCCCACAAATCTGGCCTTAATCCAGCAGGAGATGAGGATTCTGGGAAGTGAGAAGGCGATATATACGGCCAGCGAGCTCAAGACCAACACGCCTCTCTTTGGCTCCGCCCACCACTGTGAGATCAGCCAATAGTCTGCGTCGCTCCTCCTCAGACGGCAGCTCCTCATAGACCTGTTGGAGCAGACGAGAGTGAGAGCATATAAAGAGAGGCGTTCAGTGAGAGTCTGAACACACGTCACCTGCAGCAGGAGGGAAGGAGAGGGGTAGACGCTCGTCACGGCTTTGGCCAGAGCTGGACTGACACGGTTCAGCTGCTGGATCTGACGTGTCCACACCTGATCGAGACCGCGGCCGTCTCTGTCCACTCGCACACCTGCTGACCACGAGCCATCCATGCAGAACCCCAGATCAGGGTCACCACACAACGCCCTGAGAACAAAACACCCGGAGCTATCGTTGCAAAAGAACAGTGTCTTCTGCATAACGAGAAGCTAATCGCAGTTAATAACACTATACAGCGGTTTGAttcttcttaaaggaatagttcacccaaaaattttgctaaaaattgtgtttcttcatcagaacagatttggagaaatttagcattacgtaacttactcagcaatggatgctctgcagtgaatgggtgccgtcagaatgagagtccaaacagctgataaaaacatcacaataatccacagcactccagtccatcagttaacatcctgagaagacaaaagctgcatgtttgtaagaaacaaatccatcaagacggaAGCCGGAAGCAAtggattaacattaaaatatcttgatggatttgttttttacaaacacacagcttttggattcacaagtcattaactgatggactggagtgctgtggatgattgtgatgtttttatcagctgtttggactctcgttctgacggcacccattcactgcagagcatccattgctgagacactgatgcaatgctacatttctccaaatctgatgaagaaacaagcctgagagtgaggacatttcatcatgttttcattttgggctgaactattcctctaaTAACAATTAATAAGAAGCATAAATCATTTGTACCCTAAATTTTTTTCCAAGAGATAACATGCTAGGGAAATCGTTAAACATTTTGTATGATTAAAAATCTCACTTGTAAGGTCTCTTGGATAAAGCTTTGGTAACTGCAACCACATGATCAGTCACTTCCTGCCAGCCGAACAGGAAGTTCACCGACACATTCCAGTAGAGCTGGAGGTGAACCAGCAGCTGCCCATCACAGAAACAAGACATGATTTTACTGGAAGCTTACATTACTGAACAATGACAAGTGTGAGGATGGATTTATCTGACCCCTTCTGTGTCCAGATGATGCTGATTGAGGTGAAAGTCAAAATTATCTTCATCCCCAGATCCTGATCTGTACACACATACGCACTTACAGCAGTCCATTCAATAGCCTCATTATCatgtaacattaataataagctGATTTGAGAGAAGATGTGTGTACCGTTGCTGATGACTGATCACTAGAATTGTGACAAATTTCCTCGAAGTTTTGTTCAAGTATTTATAGAGATGCTGCAACAGAGACTCCGCCTCCTCATACACATCACCAATGGGAGCCTAGAATGAcaattataatcaattatttaaattaaattacaataaaaatacacaagtatttgtatatattaatattattataaatttaacaaCAATATTATTGTAACTAACATGTAtacaaaatgttataattaatattaattgtaataaaactttaaactatcacaatttatgtgtgtattatacattacaacaataattttaacaatttaatttataattattatgaccgtaatatattacaattatacatataataaaaaaacaacaatactattaatattagtatagtatttatttataattaaaatataataatgtatatgttaatattaataatattacactatattataaatactataatatctTCATATGTTTAATGACTGACCGACTGATTGGTCTCAGTTTTATGTGACGTCACCATGTCCTCAAACTCATTATGGGAGATCACCATCAGGACCTGATCTTCTTCAATAACTCCATTTTTAGCTTCATCTTCAGTCTGCACATACAGAACAAACACTTTCTGAGACATTCATGAGCACGTAAACTTCTGCTGATGttaccacaataataataatacagcttTTGGCCTCGAGGTAAAGTTAGAAGCAGCAGTGTGAGTTACTAGTGACCTGAAGGGCTTGTCGTGTCCAGCTGATGCTGTTAGGAAGACCTTGATTCTCTATATGCTTCCTCCACTGCAACCCATCTAGAGTCCCGAGTAACACATCACAGCCTGCGTCCCGCAGCAGCGCTGGAGAGAAGAGAGATTACATTAAGTTTAATTAAGAAGAGAGAACACACTAATATCAATATCTAATcagaaatataatcaaatttcaAGAACTCATTAAAGGTGTTATAAGTTGTACAGGCAACTAGTAAATCTGGTGATCAGATCAGTGGCTGGTTTCTGATGGAAAGTAGTTCAGCTGCTGAAAAGGATGCAGgagagtgttgttgtttttaactaaaactattcaaataatttctgttcaattgaataaaactgaaataaaatagtgctgtcaaacaattaatc
Proteins encoded in this window:
- the LOC109050017 gene encoding SPRY domain-containing SOCS box protein 3-like, with amino-acid sequence MSWNKYVVSENVPETEATPLTPLGPEEGSVGSQSEGSSPGYEPVTVCVPAELPPVVPVTGESFCQCPAQTELSSDAQISPYTLSCTCGEEEQGCDWVWDEESKSSSVTLSCSERKVSFHSEYSCGTAAIRGAKPLRDGQHFWEIKMTSPVYGTDMMVGVGTSEVNLDQFKHSFCSLLGTDGDSWGLSYTGHLHHKGSKVNFSSRFGQGSIIGVHLDSWHGTLSFFKNRRCIGLAATHLQNKRLYPMVCSTAAKSSMKLIRSHSAPTTLQYLCCTQLRKMLPNCADALRVLPLPPGLRLLLSQQLGWVLTLGCADACAHNREDKATQTEDGDVDEYTSPFPSHNPSDNERVFIFSSFSDNPGSYHGKDEPLDSTSCPDDAHYQDGVSIMDLTCYLDPSSPSDLYCGSAPSPDHNSIPDPKFQHRSASCSCCGPPVSVSSDDCKGSEASSVCKPEHTGSCILCSSYTPPGHASFWPDSASESGSDGFSAELEMYQRKRCRWT
- the LOC109050018 gene encoding probable crossover junction endonuclease EME2, which translates into the protein MSAVQRANTWEISDSEEERDENKPSSCVTLDQDTCANESNTTAASGSASGRPGDRSISAAGEKKKRRRTREEVQEEQESRRAATEKRRQEKNQLKEEKLQEQQRRREAALRVSLLKPENFIKSLTLQIHAALLRDAGCDVLLGTLDGLQWRKHIENQGLPNSISWTRQALQTEDEAKNGVIEEDQVLMVISHNEFEDMVTSHKTETNQSAPIGDVYEEAESLLQHLYKYLNKTSRKFVTILVISHQQRSGSGDEDNFDFHLNQHHLDTEGLLVHLQLYWNVSVNFLFGWQEVTDHVVAVTKALSKRPYKALCGDPDLGFCMDGSWSAGVRVDRDGRGLDQVWTRQIQQLNRVSPALAKAVTSVYPSPSLLLQVYEELPSEEERRRLLADLTVVGGAKERRVGLELAGRIYRLLTSQNPHLLLD